Sequence from the Lepisosteus oculatus isolate fLepOcu1 chromosome 13, fLepOcu1.hap2, whole genome shotgun sequence genome:
TCAGGACAATTCCAAGTGATGCCTTTCAAGTCAAAGCCATGGTTCAAATTATCAGGCACTATGGATGGACCTGGGTTGGTGTCATAGCAAGCAGTGATGACTATGGTCAGAATGCTATCAAGAGCTTTATTGAGGAGGTAAACAAGTTTGGCTGTATATCTTTTGCAGAAACCCTCCCCAGTGTTATAGTACATACTAACATCCTCCAAATTGTGCAAACTATTAAGCGGTCCACGACAAGAGTAATTGTTGTATTTTCACTTGGAGCATATTTCATTCCTTTGGCTGAAGAAATTGTTCAGCAAAATATTACTGACAGGCAGTGGATTGCAAGTGAAGGCTGGAGCACGtctactgtaatacacagtgaGGAAATGTTCAGTTCGTTTGGTGGGACAATAGGAATTGCAATTCGCAGAGGAGAAATCCCAGGTTTGGAAAAATTCCTTCTTCGAATTCACCCCCTGTTTGACGCCAATAACAATTTAGTCAACCAGTTTTGGGAAAACATATTTGACTGCAAATTCAAAGAGGAAACAAAAGACCTTGAAAGTAGTACATTCTGCACAGgatcagaaaacactgaaaaaaccAAAACTTCTTACAGTGATGTTTCAGAACTGCGGGCTTCCTACAACGTGTATAAAGCAGTGTACGCCTTTGCACACTCCCTGCACAATCTGATGTCCTGTGAGCCTGGAAAAGGGCCCTTTCAGAATAACTCCTGTGCAGACATCACAACTGTGCAGCCCTGGCAGGTGAGAACTGCTGTTCCTCTGCAGATATGGGTATGACTTCAATAGAATAATCCATATGATGGGAATAATCATTTCCTTCTACAGTATCATGTTTGCCAATGTATTGTTATTTTACaacttaatacaatttattttcttcttgtaaatgtaaattgatttaaaagttGAATAATACATCAGATTAAAACTGTTCAGAATACGTCTTACACTCCATAAAACTGTTCCTTTTCTAATTACGCTTTTACTGTATTAATGACAAAATGCAGCATAAGAGACTGAAACTATAAGCTATTGTTTACTACCCAGAGAtatcagaaaaacattttgcttctgAACTGTTATGACAGCAAAATAACCATTGTAATCATCATCTGTAGGATAAAAGTACTTCTTCATATATCTgcacaataaataaaacaattatataTAATGCTTAATTCTATATATGTgattaatgtaatttaattctGTGCTATTTAGCTgtaagctgtttttattttcacagagtCAGTTGGGCTAAAGTCTTGGTTCAAAttcaatcatttttattatttcagctGCTGCACTACCTGGCGAGAGTGAACTTCACTACTCACTATGGAGACAGGGTGTCCTTCGATGCGAACGGAGATGCTCTTGCAATCTATGATGTGATGAACTGGCAGAGGGCCGATGACGGGTCTGTGAAAACAGTAACAATCGGTCTGTTTGATGAATCAGCTCCTGCTGGACAAGAGCTCACTCTGAATGAAGACAGAATCTTCTGGAACTTTGAATCTAATGTTGTAAGTTAAAATATGGATTCTGACCAGCAGTGTTATCAGTTTCAGTGAATTATTTTTCCAGAGAGATAATTTAATTACTATGATCAAAAAGATGataatgtatttacagtagatcTGATCTCTTTTCCTAATATCTCCTAATTGACAGCAAAAGTCAAATTGCATTATGcctttatataattaaatattaagtagctgtaatattttataaaagccagACTGACTGCACTCTTACTTTGAACTGCAAAATACTTGTTACATGTATGTCACTGTAATTCATAAGCAGTAATAActgtttcattttcactttttaagtTGAACAATTTATCCTTCCTTTAACAGCCCCCCAGGTCTGTGTGCAGTGAAAGCTGTCAGCCTGGCACCAGGAAGGCAACCAGGAAAGGGGAGCCCCTCTGCTGTTTCGACTGTGTGCCTTGTGCAGAGGGAGAGATCAGCAACCACACAGGTGCTCATCGGACATTCTTTCTGATCTCTACAGTGAAAGAGTAAAAGGAAAGTTAAAAAATAGAGTACTGTTCCTCAAAAGTGTGTATAATTTCATTaaatgtatacatacagtaccacctaTATTTGAGTGTGTTTCAGACCTGTGTAATCAGTGCTTCACTTTTTAGTTAACATAAACCTTTTAGAGTAACACTAGTTCAGAGCAGATATGCTGATTTTAAATGTCGACCACAAAATCCAGATTTATCTGAATTGTTTCCAATTCTAACTATAGTATACTTCAGATCtaactcatactgtatacagtatgtgttttctatttttcatgGAAAACCATAAAACTTGCAGaaaagttttttctttttgtatagcTCATGCATGCAAATACTGTAGTCGCCTCACATATTACTATTGACTGAATTCACTGCCTCTTGAAACACAACTAATACTAATTTCCTTACTTCACAGTTAAGCACTGCATCACTGGTAATAATATAATGCAAAGGCAATTAAAAAATAGCTAAGGTTTAGTTTTTTAATAGAGttgcatataaataaatattgttcTCTCACCTAACATTCAACCCTGTTttagctttcatttaatttagtaTAAATTGTTCTGGCTTTTACTCCATGAAATTTGGTTTCACAGAGACATTCTCTGAAGAAAtgcctctttttatttttactttgagGAGTAATGATTACTGTAATTAGACATTATTGCCATGctgtaaaaagtaattagacCTTTTCTCTTTCAGATTCAGTTGATTGTTTCCAATGTCCACTATATTCTTGGTCAAACCCAAGCAGAGACCAGTGTGTGTTGAAGGAAATCGAGTTTCTTTCATATGAGGATGTTTTAGGAATTTCTTTGAGTGTAGTCTCTGTATTTGGAGCATGTATTTCAGCTGCAGTTTTAGCTGTGTTCATTTACTACAGGAACACTCCGATTGTTAGAGCCAACAATTCTGAACTGAGCTTCCTGCTGCTGCTTTCTCTAATACTCTGCTTCCTCTGCTCATTGCTGTTTATTGGTCAGCCACTACACCTCACCTGTATGCTGAGACATGTTGTTTTTGgaatcagttttgttttgtgcataTCTTGCATTCTTGTGAAAACCATTGTTGTCATCATGGCCTTCAGAGCCACACTGCCAGACAATAATGTCATGAAGTGGTTTGGTGCTGCTCAGCAGAGAggcactgtttttgtctttaCTGTAATCCAGGCTCTGATCTGTATCATATGGCTGAGTACAGCATCCCCTGTgccttttaaaaacacacagtatcaaaactcaaaaatcatttttcagtGTAACGTCGGATCAATAACTGGATTTAGTTGCCTGCTGGGGTACATAGGCTTGCTAGCCAGTGTCTGCTTTCTGCTGGCTTTCCTTGCAAGGAACCTGCCTGACAACTTCAATGAAGCCAAGTTCATCACTTTCAGCATGCTCATCTTCTGTGCAGTTTGGATCGCTTTCATACCAGCTTATGTCAGCTCTCCTGGGAAATACTCGGACGCTGTGGAGATTTTTGCCATCTTGGCTTCAAGCTTTGGTCTCCTCACTGCAATATTTGCACCAAAATGTTACATCATTCTGCTTTGTCCAgagaaaaatacaaagaaagctCTTATGCGTAGAGCAGCTCTTAGTAAGTAAATATATTATTCCAGTTTCTGTGTTGTTATTATTTCAGGATTTTGCTACAAAATGTCAAATTATATTGATTTGTCCAAAGGAAAATATCAAAAAGGCTTCATGTATAGATCAGTGTCCAAGTAATTTAATTCTGATTTCACTGTTGGTTTTAGCATTAATAATTTAGGGAGGGTCAGTCAGTGCTGTGTCAGTTTTATCTGTTCAGCATTTGAGttgataaaatgtttatttccaaATATTAGCTTTCATTACCTGAAATTTTGCAATGTATGAAGAAAGGTTTTAGGTCCATTGCTTTTTATGTTTCAAGACAAATTGCTTTTTGCTTTCaagacaaatgcaaatgcaagaaAAACAGTGATTTGTTGCCCTTACACAATTGTTCTTCCTATGATTGTTGTCTAACTTTATATGACGATAAGATTTTGTCATAGAAAAACTGATTGCATGAAAATGCTATCTCAGCCTAATGTTATTTCATAGGTTACacactgttttttctttggaaTCTTGCCACTTGACTACTGTATACCTGCACTCTAAAACTAAAACATAAGTCTTTTTCAGTTTGTTGAAACTAGTACAGAAATCTAGCGACATAGCTATTATAGCACAGAAACTTCTGTTCTCTATACAAAATGAatgcaaataaagttttttcgAAATTTTGGTTTCTTTGTAATTTATTCACTCACTCTCTACAGAGGGAGATGGGGGCTCTATACACTTAAGGTGCTATTTGTCCCAGTGGTATAAATAATGTAGTAATATTTGATTCAAAAAGACAAGGGAAGTCTTTATTGCTGTTGAAAATACCTCCCAAACTGTTGTCTTTTCTTCTGAATGATTTACAATCTGATCAGCCTTAGCATAATTAGGAAATATCTGAGGTATTGGGAGCTGCTTTTTCCAGAAATTAGATAGACTTAAGCACATGCTAAAATTTCAACAGCAAACTCTGGTTTAACAAAAATACCATAGGCAATAATAAGATTCtggtatactgtaagtacattgGTATAACTCAGCTTTTGTgttctgcaattttttttttatcaaatacaGTAACAGCAGCTTTGGGATGTCTCCTTGCATCCCATTTAAAACATGTGACATCACAAAAAACATCATAAACAACTCAAAGTTCCCAACGGGCAAAGGTTTTGCCTATATACAGTATCGTGTGTTTTTTACATCACAACGACCGAAGCTGTGTACTTAGCAGAGATGATATTCACACATTGCGTTTTGTTATTATTGGAGCTAGTTTTTCTTGTTCTCCCTTCAAAAGAGCCCTTTTGCAAGCTTCAAGACAATTTTGAGCTAAACAGCTTGTATAAAAATGGAGATATTATTCTGGGGGGAGTATTTGAAACTCATGTTACTGTTACCTATCCTGAGTTGTCTTACACTTCAAAACCAGACCATTTCAAATGTGGGAGGTGAGTTCTAACAGTTTGTGCtagctgaaaatgttttctgtcaAACAAAATACTTTGTGAAAAAGCTCAACATCATCAAGTTATACAGTACGCAAGCTACTGCATGTATGTTTAAATAGCTTTCGAGAGCTaagattatttaaaaactatTATTCGTCTATCCTATAATCcaattacaatatttacattttagaatGCTTTGTCACTTTCTAGGTTTTATTTTGCAGCATTTCAGTGGGCACAGAGCATGGCTTTTGCTATTGAGGAAATCAACAGAGaccctgctcttctccccaaCATCACACTGGGATACAGGCTGTATGACAACTGTGTGAACCTGGCAGTGGCTCTGAGAGTAGCAACAGCTCTGATCAGCGGAGAGGAGGACTCCTTTACTGACTACAGCTGTACAGGGACTCCCCCTGTCTTAGCCATTGTTGGAGATCCTGGTTCTACACATTCTATTGCCATATCAAGAATGCTGGGCCTCTTCCGGATTCCAATggtacagaaaatattttattgattagTCTATCTTAAAAATAGATGTAATATCAACAAGCATGATATaatgcattttgtttgtttaaatacCATTATTTGGagtaattataaaataaaatactgtataatatatattataaatactaATAATCTGAATATTGTTTATCACCTCATGGTTccaatgaaaaaacattaaaaattacatatattacaaatatttgtcatacaacacaattatttttagtCAACTACTGCTGTCAGATTACGATACTTACATCTGTAACATATTAGACTAGATATgaaaaaataactacagtagGACTTTCATTTCTTCATGACCTTATTAAAAGTTTCTGTCTTTCAAagtttcttatttatttattgatatttaaaatatatctttGTTTCAtgattgtgtttattttcaggTCAGCTATTATGCTACTTGCTCTTGCCTCAGCAACAGAAAGGAGTTCCCTTCGTTCTTCAGGACAATTCCAAGTGATGCCTTTCAAGTCAAAGCCATGGTTCAAATCCTCAGGCACTATGGATGGACCTGGGTTGGTGTCATAGCAAGTGATGATGACTACGGTCAGAGTGCTGTCAAGAGCTTTATTGAGGAGGTAAACAAGTTTGGATGTATAGCTTTCTCAGAAACCCTCCCCAGTGTCAATCCAAGAATGAGAATACATCAGATCATCAACACTATTAAGCAGTCAACAGCAAGAGTTATTGTTGTCTTTTCAACAGAAGCCTATTTTATTCCTTTGGCTGAAGAGATTGATCAGCAAAAAGTTATAGAAAGGCAGTGGATCGCCAGCGAAGCCTGGACAACCTCAACAATAATAGTCAAGGAGGAAAACTTCCACTCATTTGGAGGGACAATAGGAATTGCAATCCGCAGGGGAGAAATCCCAGGACTGGAGAAATTTCTCCTTCAGGTTCGCCCTCTTTTCCATTCCAGTAATAATTTAGTCAAGCAATTTTGGGAAGAAATGTTTGACTGCACATTCCAGCAGACatcaaataattataatttctcATCTCAAATGAGGAACAAAATCTGTACGGCATCAGAAAATATTAAAGACATACAAAGTGCTTACAGTGATGTGTCAGAACTGCGGGCTTCCTACAACGTGTATAAAGCAGTGTACGCCTTGGCACACTCCCTGCACAACCTGATGTCCTGTGAGCCTGGAAAAGGGCCCTTTCAGAATAACTCCTGTGCAGACATCACAACTGTGCAGCCCTGGCAGGTGAGATAGTGTATGCTATATACTAACAGACAATtgtgaaaaacagcaagaataGTAATGTTTGGGATGTGTCTTAATTACTTACAATCAAACAATCAAATATATACAAACATAAATATAGTATATGCCAGTCTAacatatattaatgtttttttttaattagttgcattacaaatattttttcattctgaaaaatTAGCTCATTACCAGTGAGGACAAGTTCTGCAGCACTTAATCAGTTAAGTGCTGCAGAAAACCACTGAACTATTTTGTGATTAACTCATTCATttaataacaaaattatttgtttatatttctCCCAGCTGCTGCACTACCTGGCGAGAGTGAACTTCACTACTCACTATGGAGACAGGGTGTCCTTCGATGAGAACGGAGATGCTCTTGCAATCTATGATGTGATGAACTGGCAGAGGGCCGATGACGGGTCTGTGAAAACAGTAACAATCGGTCTGTTTGATGAATCAGCTCCTGCTGGACAAGAGCTCTCACTGAATGAAGACAAAATCTTCTGGAACTTTGAATCTAACTCTGTAAGTAATTTAAACTTAATTTTCATTCCTTCTGCTTTTtaacagatatttttttccctttttttttcaatgtatcCCATGTTGGTGTGAAAACGCATACTATAGTgtgataataaaaaacaaaacagatgcaTGAAGCaagtactgtatgaaaataAGATAAGAAACTCGTAAAATGCATTAAGTCCTTAAATTTACAAAGCTTGTCCTGTATATGTCATTGTCCCTTCCCCAGCCCCCCAGGTCTGTGTGCAGTGAAAGCTGTCAGCCTGGCACCAGGAAGGCAACCAGGAAAGGGGAGCCCCTCTGCTGTTTCGACTGTGTGCCTTGTGCAGAGGGAGAGATTAGCAACCACACAGGTGCGCAGGGTTGCCTCTTCAGAAATAACTAATACTTATTTTAGCTATTTCTCTGAAAAGTACTCCAAAAGCACCCCTAAGTTTAGAATGTGTGAGATGTATGTTAATGGTAGTATATTCACAACATTAAATGAACTCAAggctcagagcacatttttgttttgtcagcTTCCTGGTTTTAGGTTACTTGCATTATTGCTCTTTTTTGAATTTGTACATTCTTTAAAGCTATTTTAAGCAATGAaatgttaactactgtataattgGAACCAAAGTCTCTGAACTATTATTCAATCTATTCTTTCCTTTTGTATAACTTAAATAAAGTAACTTACTTTGTCTTTCAGATTCTATTGAGTGCTTCCAATGCCCATCAGATTGCTGGTCAAATCCAAGCAGAGACATGTGTGTGCCAAAGGAAATTGAGTTTCTTACATTCAGAGAGCCTTTAGGAATCTCCTTGACAACGATCTCAGTGTCAGGGGGTTGTATTTCAGCTGCAGTTTTAGCTGTGTTCATTTACTACAGGAACACTCCTATTGTAAGAGCCAACAATTCTGAACTGAGCTTCCTGCTGCTGCTTTCTCTAATACTCTGCTTCCTCTGCTCATTGTTGTTTATTGGTCAGCCACTACACCTCACCTGTATGCTGAGACATGTTGTGTTTGgaatcagttttgttttgtgcataTCTTGCATTCTTGTGAAAACCATTGTTGTCATCATGGCCTTCAGAGCCACACTGCCAGACAATAATGTCATGAAGTGGTTTGGTGCTGCACAACAGAGAggcactgtttttgtctttaCTGTCATCCAAGCTCTGATCTGTATCATATGGCTGAGTACAGCACCACCAGTgccttttaaaaacacacagtatcaaaactcaaaaatcatttttgagtGTTACATTGGCTCAATAACTGGATTTCGTTTCCTGCTGGGGTACATAGGCTTGCTAGCCAGTGTCTGCTTTGTGCTGGCATTCCTTGCAAGGAACCTGCCTGATAACTTCAATGAAGCCAAGTTCATCACTTTCAGCATGCTCATCTTCTGTGCAGTTTGGATCGCTTTCATACCAGCTTATGTCAGCTCTCCTGGGAAATACTCGGATGCTGTGGAGATTTTTGCCATCTTGGCTTCAAGCTTTGGTCTCCTAATTGCTATATTTACGCCAAAATGTTACATCATTCTGCTTCATCCAGAGAAAAATACCAAGAAAAACCTAATGGGTAAATAAAtggcaacaaaataaatatatagatTGATTCCGTACAGTTGGCTTCATTGCTGTATTCATACTTTCCATCCTACTGAATAAAGAAAGCTGTCTTCTaattgttcatacagtatgtaacatctAAAAAAGCAGAACAATATTAGATATATAGTAACAACTAACTTGTGTCAACAGAAGGTCATTTCTCTGCAACCCATaagaaatttacattttaatgtaaaaaaacaaaatggctgaATTTCtgtgattgattgattggttggttgattgattgattggctGGTTGCCTGGTTGGTTACCTTCTTCCATATGCATTActggaggaatcctactctctcccggtacagtacaaataaaagGCACCCTGGAGGACCCTCAAAAGCAATTGTAAAGAAACAGATCTTTAACCAATATAATGCTTCCTATTTGCCAAATTAAGAAGGAGGCTCAAATATATAGTGATATATACTCTTTACATTTTACAGCTCCTTCTCACTCCTTTCGCTCTTGACAAGACATGATTCTTAAGGACAAAAGTTTGTCTAAATGTCTTTTCTCACTTTTTTAACTTACTGAATTGAATTGGccattttcccctttttttgTGCAAGCTACTACTTTCATATAAGTGTTGGTGTTTGCTCggaaatgtagtttttattgaatt
This genomic interval carries:
- the LOC107079074 gene encoding extracellular calcium-sensing receptor-like; protein product: MAFAIEEINRDPALLPNITLGYRLYDNCVNLAVALRVATALISGEEDSFTDYSCTGTPPVLAIVGDPGSTHSIAISRMLGLFRIPMVSYYATCSCLSNRKEFPSFFRTIPSDAFQVKAMVQILRHYGWTWVGVIASDDDYGQSAVKSFIEEVNKFGCIAFSETLPSVNPRMRIHQIINTIKQSTARVIVVFSTEAYFIPLAEEIDQQKVIERQWIASEAWTTSTIIVKEENFHSFGGTIGIAIRRGEIPGLEKFLLQVRPLFHSSNNLVKQFWEEMFDCTFQQTSNNYNFSSQMRNKICTASENIKDIQSAYSDVSELRASYNVYKAVYALAHSLHNLMSCEPGKGPFQNNSCADITTVQPWQLLHYLARVNFTTHYGDRVSFDENGDALAIYDVMNWQRADDGSVKTVTIGLFDESAPAGQELSLNEDKIFWNFESNSPPRSVCSESCQPGTRKATRKGEPLCCFDCVPCAEGEISNHTDSIECFQCPSDCWSNPSRDMCVPKEIEFLTFREPLGISLTTISVSGGCISAAVLAVFIYYRNTPIVRANNSELSFLLLLSLILCFLCSLLFIGQPLHLTCMLRHVVFGISFVLCISCILVKTIVVIMAFRATLPDNNVMKWFGAAQQRGTVFVFTVIQALICIIWLSTAPPVPFKNTQYQNSKIIFECYIGSITGFRFLLGYIGLLASVCFVLAFLARNLPDNFNEAKFITFSMLIFCAVWIAFIPAYVSSPGKYSDAVEIFAILASSFGLLIAIFTPKCYIILLHPEKNTKKNLMGK